From Streptomyces sp. GSL17-111, one genomic window encodes:
- a CDS encoding rod shape-determining protein, translating to MANTTSFSTRDLGIDLGTANTLVYARGRGVVLNEPSVVAVDSRTGQVLAVGHEARQAVGRTPGTIVATRPLKGGVVSDYEAAEGMLRQFIAKARRSRSRAPRIVVCTPSGVTGVERRAVLEATSRAGARSVHLIEEPMAAAIGAGLPVYEPCGSMIVDIGAGSTEVAVISLGGMVVARHSRVAGDALDTAIAAYVEKQHTIAVGERTAEQIKMTLGREEQIMVRGRDKVTGMPKTVQLGCEAVLEALDAPTQSIVDVVCGTFDACPAELYGDIMERGIVLTGGGALLHGLDERLSRETGMPVTVADDPMGCVAVGTGRCLEDFTRLETAFAAPATVAVA from the coding sequence ATGGCCAACACGACGTCGTTCAGCACCCGTGACCTCGGCATAGACCTCGGCACCGCCAACACCCTCGTGTACGCCCGCGGGCGCGGCGTCGTACTCAACGAACCCTCCGTCGTGGCCGTCGACTCCCGGACCGGCCAGGTGCTCGCCGTCGGGCACGAGGCGCGGCAGGCCGTCGGCCGGACGCCGGGCACCATCGTCGCGACCCGTCCGCTCAAGGGCGGCGTGGTCTCGGACTACGAGGCCGCGGAGGGCATGCTGCGGCAGTTCATCGCCAAGGCGCGCCGCAGCCGCAGCCGCGCCCCCCGGATCGTGGTGTGCACGCCGAGCGGGGTGACGGGCGTCGAGCGCCGCGCCGTCCTGGAGGCGACCTCCCGTGCCGGCGCGCGCTCGGTACACCTCATCGAGGAGCCGATGGCCGCGGCGATCGGGGCCGGGCTGCCCGTCTACGAGCCCTGCGGGTCCATGATCGTCGACATCGGCGCCGGCTCCACCGAGGTCGCGGTCATCTCCCTGGGCGGCATGGTGGTCGCCCGCCACTCCCGCGTCGCGGGCGACGCCCTCGACACGGCCATCGCGGCGTACGTCGAGAAGCAGCACACCATCGCGGTCGGCGAGCGCACGGCCGAGCAGATCAAGATGACGCTGGGCCGCGAGGAGCAGATCATGGTCCGCGGCCGCGACAAGGTCACCGGCATGCCGAAGACCGTGCAGCTCGGCTGCGAGGCGGTGCTGGAGGCCCTGGACGCCCCGACGCAGTCCATCGTGGACGTCGTGTGCGGCACGTTCGACGCCTGCCCCGCCGAGCTGTACGGCGACATCATGGAGCGCGGCATCGTCCTGACCGGCGGCGGCGCCCTCCTGCACGGGCTGGACGAACGGCTCTCCCGCGAGACCGGCATGCCCGTCACCGTCGCCGACGACCCCATGGGCTGCGTCGCCGTGGGGACCGGCCGCTGCCTGGAGGACTTCACCCGGCTGGAGACCGCGTTCGCCGCTCCGGCCACCGTCGCGGTGGCGTAG
- a CDS encoding carbohydrate ABC transporter permease: MKPAHSEHSAPLEYAAHPEHAAAPGRTSAAPPAPSAKPPRPSRGNRDRLHGLLMSAPAVGGLIAFVGIPFCYAVVLSFYNVRLGSPLEPTFFGVEHYRRLFTDPDMSGPFLRALLNNLTFAVVVVPLQTGLALALALLLNRRLKAIGLFRSFFFMPVVFPMALVAVIWRLILARSEEGMLNSLLNALSFGNWGAFDWLGDGLTAMGSIIVLSVWQGVGFQMVILLAGLQQIPGELYEASQLDRASRWQQFLHVTLPGVRGTLVFVAMLTSVLSLRVFDQVYILVRGGGLDEDATRTVMYQAVTTAFDQNNIGQASAVTVVFFLIVVALTIVQRRVVRPDNED; the protein is encoded by the coding sequence GTGAAACCCGCGCATTCCGAGCACTCCGCGCCCCTCGAGTACGCCGCGCACCCCGAGCACGCCGCAGCCCCCGGCCGGACGTCGGCCGCCCCGCCCGCTCCCTCCGCGAAGCCCCCGCGTCCGTCGCGCGGCAACCGCGACCGGCTGCACGGGCTGCTGATGTCCGCTCCGGCCGTCGGCGGGCTGATCGCCTTCGTCGGCATCCCGTTCTGCTACGCCGTGGTGCTCTCCTTCTACAACGTCCGCCTCGGCTCGCCGCTGGAGCCCACCTTCTTCGGCGTGGAGCACTACCGGCGGCTGTTCACCGACCCTGACATGTCCGGCCCCTTCCTGCGGGCCCTGCTGAACAACCTGACCTTCGCCGTGGTCGTCGTCCCGCTCCAGACGGGTCTGGCGCTGGCTCTGGCGCTCCTGCTCAACCGCAGGCTGAAGGCGATCGGCCTGTTCCGGTCCTTCTTCTTCATGCCGGTGGTCTTCCCGATGGCGCTGGTCGCCGTGATCTGGCGGCTGATCCTCGCCCGCAGCGAGGAGGGCATGCTCAACTCCCTGCTGAACGCGTTGAGTTTCGGCAACTGGGGTGCCTTCGACTGGCTCGGCGACGGCCTCACCGCGATGGGCTCGATCATCGTGCTGTCGGTGTGGCAGGGCGTCGGCTTCCAGATGGTCATCCTGCTGGCCGGCCTCCAACAGATCCCGGGCGAGCTCTACGAGGCCTCGCAGTTGGACCGAGCCTCGCGCTGGCAGCAGTTCCTGCACGTCACCCTGCCCGGCGTCCGCGGCACCCTGGTGTTCGTCGCGATGCTGACCTCGGTGCTGTCCCTGCGGGTCTTCGACCAGGTGTACATCCTCGTCCGCGGCGGCGGCCTCGACGAGGACGCCACCCGCACGGTGATGTACCAGGCCGTCACCACGGCCTTCGACCAGAACAACATCGGCCAGGCCTCGGCCGTCACGGTGGTGTTCTTCCTGATCGTCGTCGCCCTGACGATCGTCCAGCGCCGCGTCGTCCGGCCCGACAACGAGGACTGA
- a CDS encoding ABC transporter substrate-binding protein, producing MITGHRNHRRTGLTALALLPLVALAACGGGGGSDTSAEAGSGTGTISVWAHQGQASETTALQEAVKSFNSAQSDVTAELKLIPEKDYTKTITTTDVSQLPDVLEFDGPTMANFVYNGKLAPVDGHVSAETLDNATEAIKAQGEIDGKHYGLGMFDAGLGVYANTKLLDEAGVTYPTSVDDAWTAEEFGKALEALKGKDPDGKVLDLSEQYGLASEWGTFGFSPVVWSAGGGLLKDGKAEGTLDSPEVVSAMKTLQSWKTYVDPNTDGNAFAKGKVALSWVGHWNYPAYSEALGDDLAVLPLPDFGNGPKTGQGSWAWGIGADSENGKAAGAFLDYLLNDANVGAMTEANGAVPATKSALAESELYKEGGPLQLFADQLAAPCGDSDISASCVAVTRPVTAGYPTVTAEFSAALNSIYGGADPEEALRKAGRAIDRDFTDNAGYAIP from the coding sequence ATGATCACCGGTCACAGAAACCACCGTCGTACGGGCCTGACGGCCCTCGCCCTGCTGCCCCTGGTCGCGCTGGCCGCCTGTGGTGGGGGCGGCGGCAGCGACACCTCCGCCGAAGCGGGCAGCGGCACGGGCACCATCAGCGTCTGGGCCCACCAGGGCCAGGCGAGCGAGACGACCGCGCTGCAGGAGGCGGTGAAGTCCTTCAACTCCGCGCAGAGCGACGTCACGGCCGAGCTGAAGCTGATACCCGAGAAGGACTACACGAAGACCATCACCACCACCGACGTCTCCCAGCTGCCGGACGTGCTGGAGTTCGACGGCCCGACGATGGCGAACTTCGTCTACAACGGCAAGCTCGCCCCGGTCGACGGCCACGTCTCCGCCGAGACCCTCGACAACGCCACCGAGGCGATCAAGGCGCAGGGCGAGATCGACGGCAAGCACTACGGGCTGGGCATGTTCGACGCCGGGCTCGGTGTGTACGCCAACACGAAGCTGCTGGACGAGGCCGGCGTGACGTACCCGACGAGCGTGGACGACGCCTGGACGGCCGAGGAGTTCGGCAAGGCGCTCGAGGCGCTGAAGGGCAAGGACCCCGACGGCAAGGTCCTCGACCTGTCGGAGCAGTACGGCCTGGCCTCCGAGTGGGGCACCTTCGGCTTCTCCCCGGTCGTCTGGTCGGCCGGCGGCGGACTGCTGAAGGACGGCAAGGCGGAGGGCACCCTCGACAGCCCGGAGGTCGTCTCCGCGATGAAGACCCTCCAGTCCTGGAAGACGTACGTCGACCCCAACACCGACGGCAACGCCTTCGCCAAGGGCAAGGTCGCGCTGAGCTGGGTCGGCCACTGGAACTACCCCGCCTACAGCGAGGCACTCGGGGACGACCTCGCCGTGCTGCCGCTGCCGGACTTCGGCAACGGACCCAAGACCGGACAGGGTTCGTGGGCCTGGGGCATCGGCGCCGACAGCGAGAACGGCAAGGCCGCCGGCGCCTTCCTGGACTACCTGCTGAACGACGCCAACGTCGGCGCGATGACGGAGGCCAACGGCGCGGTCCCCGCCACCAAGTCCGCCCTCGCCGAGAGCGAGCTGTACAAGGAGGGCGGCCCGCTCCAGCTCTTCGCCGACCAGCTGGCCGCGCCGTGCGGCGACAGCGACATCAGCGCCTCCTGCGTCGCCGTCACCCGTCCGGTGACCGCCGGATACCCCACGGTCACCGCCGAGTTCAGCGCGGCGCTGAACTCGATCTACGGCGGCGCCGACCCCGAGGAGGCCCTGCGGAAGGCCGGGCGCGCCATCGACCGGGACTTCACCGACAACGCCGGCTACGCGATCCCGTAA
- a CDS encoding SDR family oxidoreductase has translation MATHLITGAGSGIGAAVARELLARGDELWLLARDAGRARQLAERFGDGGGTVRTLVGDLAEPERLSWAFGHQELPGELDSLVHSAGVCDLGEVGELTPKVWQATLAANLVAPAELTRLLLPQLRLAHGHVVFVNSGAGLRANPQWSAYAASKHGLKALADALRGEEAGHGVRVSSVYPGRTATPMQEKVHRQEGKAYRAEDWMAPESVARTVLTALDLPPGTEVTDLSVRPTG, from the coding sequence ATGGCTACGCATCTGATCACCGGGGCCGGTTCGGGCATCGGCGCCGCGGTCGCACGGGAACTGCTCGCACGCGGCGACGAGCTGTGGCTCCTGGCGCGGGACGCCGGCCGGGCGCGCCAACTGGCCGAGCGGTTCGGCGACGGCGGCGGCACCGTCCGCACCCTCGTCGGGGACCTGGCCGAACCGGAACGGCTGTCCTGGGCCTTCGGCCACCAGGAGCTGCCCGGGGAGCTGGACTCGCTGGTCCACAGCGCCGGCGTCTGCGACCTGGGCGAGGTCGGCGAGCTGACGCCCAAGGTGTGGCAGGCGACGCTCGCCGCCAACCTCGTCGCGCCCGCCGAGCTGACGCGTCTGCTGCTGCCGCAGCTCCGCCTGGCACACGGCCACGTCGTGTTCGTCAACTCCGGTGCGGGACTGCGGGCCAACCCGCAGTGGAGCGCGTACGCGGCCAGCAAACACGGACTGAAGGCGCTGGCCGACGCGCTGCGCGGCGAGGAGGCCGGCCACGGCGTCCGGGTGAGCAGCGTCTACCCGGGCCGGACGGCGACGCCCATGCAGGAGAAGGTGCACCGGCAGGAGGGGAAGGCGTACCGGGCCGAGGACTGGATGGCTCCGGAGTCCGTCGCCCGCACCGTCCTGACCGCCCTGGACCTGCCGCCCGGCACGGAGGTCACCGACCTCAGCGTCCGTCCCACCGGCTGA
- a CDS encoding LacI family DNA-binding transcriptional regulator, with the protein MTVSITDVARAAGVSASTVSRALRGRPGVSEEMRARIGEVAAELGYTASRSASSLASGRTLTIGVVVPYVGRWFFGTVLDSAEKVFSAAGYDVLLYNLGSPEARKRFFTKLPIRKRVDAVLSLLIPDQEETAALRSLDVPLATTVGGARPGFTVVGIDDRSGAESAVRHLVNLGHRRIGMISGASEPLHWTTPLDRRQGYLDVLADAGIEPDPTLEADGGYTVEGGERAMTELLALRHPPTAVFAQSDEMAMGALRALRRHRLRVPEDVSVVGFDDHELSEVVGLTTVAQPVAAQGREAARLLLARLEEPDAGSSRSVEMPIRFVLRETTAPPHTGRRR; encoded by the coding sequence CATCACCGATGTCGCCCGGGCAGCCGGGGTCTCGGCGTCCACCGTGTCCCGCGCCCTGCGCGGCCGTCCCGGTGTGTCGGAGGAGATGCGGGCCAGGATCGGCGAGGTCGCCGCCGAACTGGGCTACACCGCGTCGCGATCGGCGTCCAGCCTGGCCAGCGGGCGCACCCTCACCATCGGCGTCGTGGTCCCGTACGTGGGCCGCTGGTTCTTCGGCACCGTGCTGGACTCCGCGGAGAAGGTCTTCAGCGCCGCCGGCTACGACGTCCTGCTGTACAACCTCGGTTCACCGGAGGCCCGCAAGCGCTTCTTCACCAAGCTACCGATCCGCAAGCGGGTCGACGCCGTGCTGTCCCTGCTGATCCCCGACCAGGAGGAGACCGCCGCCCTGCGGTCCCTCGACGTGCCGCTGGCGACCACGGTCGGCGGCGCCCGGCCCGGCTTCACGGTGGTCGGCATCGACGACCGGAGCGGGGCGGAGAGCGCCGTACGGCATCTGGTGAACCTCGGCCACCGGCGGATCGGCATGATCTCCGGGGCCAGCGAACCGCTGCACTGGACCACGCCCCTGGACCGCCGGCAGGGCTACCTGGACGTGCTGGCCGATGCCGGGATCGAGCCGGACCCCACCCTGGAGGCGGACGGCGGCTACACCGTCGAGGGCGGGGAGCGGGCCATGACGGAACTGCTGGCGCTGCGCCATCCGCCGACCGCCGTGTTCGCCCAGTCCGACGAGATGGCGATGGGCGCGCTGCGCGCCCTGCGCCGGCACCGGCTGCGGGTTCCGGAGGACGTGTCCGTCGTCGGTTTCGATGATCACGAGCTGTCCGAGGTGGTCGGGCTGACCACCGTGGCCCAGCCGGTCGCGGCCCAGGGCCGGGAGGCGGCCCGGCTGCTGCTGGCGCGGCTGGAGGAGCCCGACGCCGGGTCGTCGCGCTCCGTCGAGATGCCCATCCGCTTCGTCCTCCGCGAGACCACCGCCCCGCCGCACACCGGCCGGCGGCGGTAG
- a CDS encoding carbohydrate ABC transporter permease has protein sequence MAMTRTPVRRVLDYTVLSVLAFVFALPALYLFLGSLKPSDEVLNGLSGFLPTHLSFDNYTAVLDSLNSDSTGYFWQFMGVSVLLAFVVVTGGLIVNSMAAYGLTRLRWRGRNAVFTLVLLLMLIPFESVAVPLFYLFNGQRNTIYIQALPFVANAFAVYQFHTFFRKIPPSIEEAARLDGAGPWRTFFAIIVPMSRPVFASVAILTFLIQWGSFLWPVLMVSDPSVRPLPLEMSVFQGQQPPDWGQILAFGVLLVLPVLLVFAFFQRWFVEGVASSAVKG, from the coding sequence ATGGCCATGACCCGCACGCCCGTGCGCCGCGTCCTCGACTACACCGTCCTGAGCGTCCTGGCGTTCGTCTTCGCCCTCCCCGCGCTCTACCTCTTCCTCGGCAGCCTCAAGCCGTCCGACGAGGTGCTGAACGGCCTGTCCGGCTTCCTGCCCACCCACCTCTCCTTCGACAACTACACGGCCGTCCTCGACAGCCTCAACTCCGACAGCACCGGGTACTTCTGGCAGTTCATGGGCGTGTCGGTGCTGCTCGCGTTCGTGGTGGTCACGGGCGGACTGATCGTCAACTCGATGGCGGCGTACGGACTGACCCGGCTGCGGTGGCGGGGGCGCAACGCGGTGTTCACCCTGGTCCTGCTGCTGATGCTGATCCCGTTCGAGTCGGTGGCGGTGCCGCTGTTCTACCTGTTCAACGGCCAGCGCAACACCATCTACATCCAGGCGCTGCCGTTCGTCGCCAACGCCTTCGCCGTCTACCAGTTCCACACCTTCTTCCGGAAGATCCCGCCGAGCATCGAGGAGGCGGCCCGGCTGGACGGCGCCGGGCCCTGGCGCACCTTCTTCGCGATCATCGTGCCGATGTCCCGCCCCGTGTTCGCCTCCGTGGCGATCCTCACCTTCCTCATCCAGTGGGGCTCCTTCCTCTGGCCGGTGCTGATGGTGTCCGACCCGTCGGTGCGTCCGCTCCCCCTGGAGATGAGCGTCTTCCAGGGGCAGCAGCCACCGGACTGGGGCCAGATCCTCGCCTTCGGCGTGCTACTGGTGCTGCCCGTGCTGCTCGTCTTCGCGTTCTTCCAGCGCTGGTTCGTCGAGGGGGTGGCCAGCTCCGCCGTCAAGGGCTGA
- a CDS encoding flavoprotein: MSTRVLYLLGCAAPPVRYIDRPVRAARAEGWEVCLGLTPTAAEWLEERLPELEELTGHPVRHRQRRLGTRSPWPPATVSVIAPATLNTVNTVALGLTPTWLAGHAVEAVGMRWPLVVLPCVNSAYGTHPQFARSVETLRGAGVRVLLGGPDGFVPHPPGQGDAEGYPWHLVTAAVREAEAAR; this comes from the coding sequence ATGTCGACCCGTGTGCTGTACCTGCTCGGCTGCGCGGCGCCGCCCGTGCGGTACATCGACCGGCCGGTCCGCGCCGCCCGGGCCGAGGGGTGGGAGGTGTGCCTCGGGCTCACGCCGACGGCGGCGGAGTGGCTGGAGGAGCGCCTCCCCGAACTGGAGGAGCTGACCGGGCACCCGGTGCGGCACCGGCAGCGACGGCTGGGCACGCGGTCGCCCTGGCCACCCGCGACCGTCTCCGTCATCGCCCCCGCCACGCTCAACACCGTCAACACCGTCGCGCTCGGGCTCACCCCGACGTGGCTGGCCGGGCACGCCGTCGAGGCCGTGGGGATGCGGTGGCCCCTCGTCGTCCTGCCGTGCGTCAACAGCGCGTACGGGACGCACCCGCAGTTCGCCCGATCGGTGGAGACGTTGCGCGGGGCGGGGGTGCGGGTGCTGCTGGGCGGGCCTGACGGCTTCGTGCCCCACCCGCCCGGTCAGGGCGACGCCGAGGGGTACCCGTGGCACCTGGTGACGGCCGCCGTGCGGGAGGCGGAGGCCGCTCGGTGA
- a CDS encoding Dps family protein, whose protein sequence is MYAVKSTLPDQELKVVGDALQGALVDLVDLSLVAKQIHWTVVGPRFRTIHLQLDDVVDTARQYSDTVAERASALGVPPDGRVGTVSSHSGIGHVVDGWQQDIDAVATMTAALGKVVERMRERMSAAGKVDPVTEDIFISVTGELEKHHWMFQAEHKQ, encoded by the coding sequence ATGTACGCCGTCAAAAGCACGCTGCCCGATCAGGAGCTCAAGGTCGTCGGTGACGCCTTGCAGGGCGCCCTCGTCGACCTCGTCGACCTGTCACTGGTGGCCAAGCAGATCCACTGGACCGTCGTGGGTCCGCGCTTCCGCACCATCCACCTCCAGCTCGACGACGTCGTCGACACCGCCCGCCAGTACTCCGACACCGTCGCCGAGCGTGCCTCCGCCCTCGGCGTACCGCCGGACGGCCGGGTGGGGACCGTCTCCTCGCACAGCGGCATCGGCCACGTCGTGGACGGCTGGCAGCAGGACATCGACGCCGTCGCGACGATGACCGCCGCCCTCGGCAAGGTCGTCGAGCGGATGCGGGAGCGCATGTCGGCCGCGGGCAAGGTCGACCCGGTGACCGAGGACATCTTCATCAGCGTCACGGGCGAGCTGGAGAAGCACCACTGGATGTTCCAGGCCGAGCACAAGCAGTGA
- a CDS encoding methionine synthase: MPGEDAREAARTVVGALEGPTHLPHLPELPARGPGADMAGRTIGLLVELYAHVEPSGWRISDRPGRDTRRARAWLGEDLDALEEFTQGYTGGLKLAVTGPWTLAASLERRSGEAMLGDAGACRDLTASLAEGVRAHLADLRRRVPGAAPVLQLDEPALTSVLTGRVPTASGYRTHRAVDRAVVRDALADLVRAADGVPVVVHSCAPDVPFALLRRAGATGVSFDAALLTERDDEAIGEAAEAGTALFAGVVPGTGTTAGALSDPAGSVMGVRSLWRRLGLSPGLLAESVVITPTCGLAGAAPGYARAALEHCVRAARSLANNPE; the protein is encoded by the coding sequence ATGCCGGGGGAGGACGCGCGGGAGGCCGCGCGGACCGTCGTCGGCGCCCTGGAGGGGCCCACCCACCTGCCGCACCTGCCGGAGCTGCCCGCCCGGGGGCCCGGGGCGGACATGGCGGGGCGCACGATCGGCCTGCTGGTCGAGTTGTACGCGCACGTCGAGCCGAGCGGCTGGCGGATCAGCGACCGGCCGGGGCGCGACACCCGGCGGGCCCGCGCGTGGCTCGGCGAGGACCTCGACGCCCTGGAGGAGTTCACCCAGGGCTACACCGGCGGGCTCAAGCTCGCGGTGACCGGCCCCTGGACGCTGGCCGCGTCCCTGGAACGCCGTTCCGGCGAGGCGATGCTCGGCGACGCGGGAGCCTGCCGCGACCTGACGGCCTCCCTCGCCGAGGGCGTGCGCGCCCACCTGGCGGACCTCCGCCGCCGGGTGCCCGGGGCGGCTCCCGTCCTCCAGCTCGACGAGCCCGCCCTGACCTCCGTGCTCACCGGCCGGGTCCCCACGGCCAGCGGCTACCGCACCCACCGGGCCGTGGACCGCGCCGTCGTGCGGGACGCGCTGGCCGACCTGGTGCGGGCGGCGGACGGCGTCCCCGTCGTCGTCCACTCGTGCGCCCCGGACGTGCCCTTCGCCCTGCTGCGGCGCGCGGGCGCGACCGGCGTCTCCTTCGACGCCGCGCTGCTCACCGAACGTGACGACGAGGCGATCGGGGAGGCGGCCGAGGCGGGCACGGCGCTCTTCGCGGGTGTCGTGCCGGGCACGGGGACGACGGCCGGGGCATTGTCGGACCCGGCCGGTAGCGTCATGGGTGTCAGGTCGCTGTGGCGCAGGCTGGGGCTGTCGCCCGGGCTCCTCGCGGAGTCCGTGGTGATCACTCCCACCTGCGGTCTCGCCGGTGCCGCGCCGGGCTACGCCCGCGCCGCTCTGGAGCACTGCGTCCGGGCAGCGCGATCACTGGCCAACAACCCAGAGTGA